One Endozoicomonas gorgoniicola DNA window includes the following coding sequences:
- a CDS encoding VWA domain-containing protein: protein MKDNIAASDSLNSELKSWELDTKLKLAENFPFSRSETQCSEAEAQFELHPDSASAYKNNLVDFEAFLKDAKLPRDISYWQKAVAYPTSVVALRGNNLKQVDVRLQRKLLLQEWRKRLRLKRSEWELDAVNRYRAQFLKQIDEWLENLKKIVNYLEELGLEPGYFLDLSRGGLSLTDIEQIRHWAKYLSEDKGVKELCELLGKVRQISLSEKVEMAKTVVSVPVTIPDVNSREEIIGIKLGKDIEHLLPSELALLSDSDTAMLFDLKYIESRLMCFDMQGMQSHNKEVEIEEEQQVNEEEKMGPIVICVDTSGSMHGSPETIAKAVTLYMATVANQNKRACYLINFSTAIETLDLSAGYNLQTLLAFLQKSFHGGTDVEPAISHGLGIMESDEYRNADMLIISDFVMSSLSSEMLETIEKQRLDGNRFYSLCIGNEFMSNRLRSHFDREWIYNPSSSTIRELIGFQTGLLDR, encoded by the coding sequence TTGAAAGATAACATTGCTGCAAGTGATTCATTGAACTCTGAACTGAAAAGCTGGGAATTGGATACAAAGCTGAAACTTGCTGAGAACTTTCCTTTTTCTCGAAGCGAGACACAGTGTTCGGAGGCAGAAGCACAGTTTGAGTTACATCCAGATAGTGCCTCTGCTTACAAAAATAATCTGGTTGATTTTGAAGCATTCCTCAAAGACGCCAAACTTCCAAGAGATATCTCTTATTGGCAAAAAGCTGTAGCTTATCCAACTTCAGTAGTGGCTTTAAGGGGAAATAATCTCAAGCAAGTTGATGTCAGATTGCAAAGGAAACTATTACTTCAAGAATGGAGAAAGAGGCTCAGACTAAAACGATCAGAGTGGGAGCTAGATGCCGTTAATCGTTACAGAGCACAGTTTTTGAAACAGATTGATGAATGGCTTGAAAATCTAAAAAAAATTGTTAATTACCTTGAAGAATTAGGATTGGAGCCCGGTTATTTTCTGGACCTTTCAAGGGGAGGGCTTTCGCTTACTGATATTGAACAGATTAGACATTGGGCTAAATACCTTTCAGAGGATAAAGGAGTCAAAGAACTTTGTGAACTGCTAGGAAAGGTTCGCCAGATCAGCCTCTCAGAAAAGGTAGAAATGGCAAAAACAGTTGTTTCAGTACCCGTGACGATTCCTGATGTGAACTCAAGAGAGGAAATTATTGGCATCAAGCTGGGTAAGGATATAGAACATTTGCTGCCCTCGGAACTGGCTCTACTTTCAGATTCAGACACCGCTATGCTGTTTGATTTGAAATATATTGAATCTCGTTTGATGTGTTTTGATATGCAGGGCATGCAAAGTCATAACAAGGAGGTTGAAATCGAAGAGGAGCAGCAGGTTAATGAAGAAGAGAAGATGGGGCCAATTGTAATCTGCGTGGATACCAGTGGGTCTATGCATGGATCTCCGGAAACTATCGCGAAGGCAGTTACCTTGTATATGGCAACGGTAGCCAATCAGAATAAGCGGGCTTGTTATTTAATCAATTTTTCTACTGCCATAGAAACTCTTGATCTGTCAGCTGGCTATAACTTGCAAACATTACTCGCTTTTCTTCAAAAATCATTCCATGGGGGAACTGACGTTGAGCCTGCCATCTCGCATGGTCTTGGTATCATGGAGAGCGATGAGTACCGTAATGCAGATATGCTGATAATTTCCGACTTTGTGATGTCATCACTATCGTCAGAGATGCTTGAAACCATTGAAAAACAGAGGCTTGATGGCAACCGCTTCTATTCTCTCTGCATTGGCAATGAATTTATGTCTAACCGGTTAAGGAGCCATTTTGATCGTGAATGGATATATAATCCTTCAAGTTCAACCATTCGGGAGTTAATCGGATTTCAGACGGGGCTACTCGATCGTTAG
- a CDS encoding IS630 family transposase gives MKTVLPITDGAIRETLQIARSHGPTPYVRERAHAVLLSSRGFPMAQIADIFEVQYQTVSRWLDDWEDYGIRGLYKTHDGGKKPIYNSEEELRIKELVAKEPRRISYVQSKIEEETGKSASKTTIGRIIKKLGMVYKRLRKSCKHKRDEEQFQRSKAALKDAQEAEDKGLINLFYFDESGFSQEPCVPYGWQEKGKQLRIPSVKSKRINVLGFMNRSCELFYYPVIGSVDSKTVIDIFDYFAYQMTAPEYGGDDRYTVVIIDNASIHTSKAFRARIDDWILEKKMIVLFLPTYSPELNLIEILWDKAKYEWIDILSIVNFRGFEKEVKRVFDGVGQEYMISYA, from the coding sequence ATGAAAACCGTTTTACCTATCACAGATGGGGCCATTAGAGAAACCCTGCAGATCGCCAGGAGTCATGGCCCAACACCCTATGTCAGAGAAAGAGCACACGCTGTACTGCTCAGCTCTCGTGGCTTTCCTATGGCTCAAATTGCCGATATCTTTGAGGTTCAGTACCAGACGGTATCACGCTGGCTTGATGACTGGGAGGATTATGGTATTCGAGGGCTATACAAAACACACGACGGAGGGAAGAAACCTATTTACAATTCTGAAGAAGAACTGCGCATTAAAGAACTGGTGGCTAAGGAACCCCGCCGTATATCATATGTCCAATCCAAAATCGAAGAGGAAACAGGCAAATCCGCATCAAAGACGACAATAGGTAGAATAATAAAAAAGCTGGGGATGGTTTACAAAAGACTCCGTAAATCATGCAAGCATAAAAGAGATGAGGAGCAGTTTCAGCGTAGTAAGGCAGCATTGAAAGATGCTCAAGAAGCTGAAGATAAAGGTTTAATTAATTTGTTCTATTTTGACGAGTCAGGGTTTAGTCAGGAGCCTTGCGTACCTTATGGCTGGCAGGAGAAAGGCAAACAGCTCCGTATACCTTCAGTAAAAAGTAAAAGAATCAATGTTCTGGGGTTTATGAACCGTTCCTGTGAACTGTTTTATTACCCTGTAATTGGATCAGTTGATAGCAAGACAGTCATTGATATTTTCGACTATTTTGCCTATCAGATGACAGCTCCAGAGTACGGAGGAGATGATCGTTACACTGTGGTCATTATTGATAATGCCAGCATTCACACCAGTAAAGCGTTCCGAGCAAGAATTGATGACTGGATTCTTGAGAAAAAAATGATTGTTTTATTTCTCCCCACATACTCTCCCGAGCTCAACCTGATTGAGATTCTATGGGATAAGGCTAAATATGAATGGATCGATATATTATCAATTGTGAATTTCAGAGGCTTTGAGAAAGAGGTAAAGCGAGTTTTTGATGGGGTCGGTCAGGAATATATGATTTCGTATGCATGA
- a CDS encoding IS66 family transposase — protein MHLPDSLFSSTDNEQLRSFVKNLLDTVEKQSVQIERQRVQIEQLVEENEQLRAEIRHLKKHKGKPKIRPNVSDKGDDQEDSSSAEDTDQAAGKSDTDRPPKSKRPRSQEAGETAAPPMTVDREEICSIAAPGENWRFKCYIDFFHTELDLRFVTTRYRREYYTTPEGGVSAPLPDHVKDRFGDNLKAHLLDFYHSCSTTQPLLLSWLHDHGCSISEGSLSNILTKGHDIFHQEKEELLEAGLTCSDYLQADDTGARHQGKNGYCLFIGNPYFSYFHSSDSKSRINFLGCLQGQQRLYLLNDVAIDYMENQVDVSKKWITALSECGEKRFSTEEEWESFLNSIGCAAPQQRRWATEGVLKAALMLNHRLENLIIHSDGARQFDTAFQHSLCWYHAGRNMDKLIPANDLERAARDTVQDQYWCLYDDIEAYQKKPTDKEKQKLYQEFDRWVTQRVDYPALQAELGKLMVVREELLLVLEYPWLPLHNNLSERQIREYVKRRKVGGGTRSKLGRKCRDTFASLKKTCKQHGVSFANYLRDRLTGTNLIPQLGHLILKASGYQETVLANGI, from the coding sequence ATGCACCTGCCTGACTCACTATTCTCCAGTACAGACAATGAACAGTTGCGTTCATTCGTCAAAAACCTTCTCGACACGGTCGAGAAGCAATCTGTGCAAATTGAAAGGCAGCGCGTTCAGATCGAACAGCTGGTCGAAGAGAACGAACAGCTTCGAGCAGAAATTCGCCACCTGAAGAAGCACAAGGGCAAGCCTAAAATCAGGCCTAATGTCTCGGACAAGGGCGATGATCAGGAAGACAGCTCTTCTGCGGAAGACACTGATCAGGCTGCCGGGAAAAGTGACACTGATCGTCCGCCGAAAAGTAAACGACCACGATCACAAGAAGCCGGTGAAACCGCTGCACCACCAATGACTGTTGACCGAGAGGAAATCTGTTCAATCGCTGCTCCCGGTGAGAACTGGCGCTTCAAGTGCTATATCGACTTTTTCCATACTGAGCTGGACTTGCGTTTTGTCACTACTCGCTACAGGCGTGAGTATTACACAACTCCGGAAGGCGGGGTGTCAGCCCCGCTACCTGATCATGTGAAAGACCGTTTTGGCGACAACCTGAAAGCCCATCTGCTGGATTTTTATCATTCATGCAGTACGACACAGCCACTACTGCTATCTTGGCTGCACGACCATGGATGCTCAATATCAGAAGGTTCCCTGAGCAACATCCTGACGAAAGGCCATGATATTTTCCACCAGGAAAAAGAAGAATTGCTGGAAGCAGGGCTGACTTGCTCTGATTATCTCCAGGCCGACGACACAGGTGCTCGCCACCAAGGAAAAAACGGCTACTGCCTGTTTATCGGCAACCCTTATTTTTCCTACTTCCATAGCAGCGACAGTAAGAGCAGGATTAATTTCCTGGGCTGTCTGCAAGGGCAGCAGCGGCTTTATCTTCTCAACGACGTTGCCATTGACTACATGGAGAATCAGGTTGATGTGTCGAAGAAGTGGATCACTGCGCTATCCGAATGCGGCGAGAAGCGTTTCTCAACAGAAGAAGAGTGGGAGAGCTTCCTTAACAGCATTGGTTGTGCTGCCCCGCAACAAAGGCGCTGGGCGACAGAGGGTGTTTTAAAGGCCGCATTGATGCTCAATCATCGCCTTGAGAACCTGATTATCCATAGCGATGGAGCCCGGCAGTTTGATACAGCCTTTCAGCATTCGCTGTGTTGGTACCATGCGGGAAGAAACATGGACAAGCTGATACCGGCCAATGACCTGGAACGAGCCGCCCGTGACACCGTGCAGGATCAGTACTGGTGCCTCTACGACGACATTGAGGCCTACCAGAAAAAACCAACGGACAAGGAGAAACAGAAGCTCTACCAGGAGTTTGATCGTTGGGTAACACAGCGGGTTGACTACCCTGCCTTGCAGGCTGAGTTGGGCAAACTGATGGTTGTCAGGGAAGAGCTGTTATTGGTTCTTGAGTATCCGTGGCTGCCACTGCACAACAACCTGAGCGAGAGGCAGATCAGAGAGTATGTGAAACGGCGAAAGGTTGGCGGTGGTACCCGGAGTAAACTTGGGAGGAAATGCCGCGACACCTTTGCCAGTTTGAAAAAGACCTGTAAACAACACGGGGTGTCCTTTGCCAACTATCTCAGGGACAGGCTGACTGGAACCAATCTGATTCCGCAGCTGGGGCATCTCATCCTGAAGGCATCAGGCTATCAGGAAACGGTTCTTGCCAATGGAATATGA